The following proteins come from a genomic window of Gordonia westfalica:
- a CDS encoding acyltransferase family protein gives MLTTSPRRTDGKSPGSLPTPHELAALTGDRDRVIDLIRICSLLVVVAGHSIMLTVDTSDGAIRLGNTLGDVPILQPATWLLQVLPLFFFAGAAASTRGWMSRGDATPAVGHWLFTRTQRLLRPLGWYLGAVLVVLTGLTTVGLGAAADVIARLGVQLLWFLGAYLLVLAVVPLLQRIRTPQHLVVALGTCWGSTAVIDAIRLTDGPSWLAYLNFLTVWTIPAVLGVAYAKRILRPATAAAVSIVFLILDVGLVHWGPYEVSLVTVPGQQLSNMSPPSLLLAGHAIVLCAGAIAVRRVPARIADRPRIWWWVVLGNRGAMTLYLWHLPVLAAIIVGGAVAGLDRADVHSASFPVVVGVQTMLLLALMVPVVAMLSPLENRPLRWWDDPVARRSGLVRDAVLLAVLVCLGVAVLMVSRYGLLGDGIGWLIAAIACAVVARCLAVRPARRERPEPLTGDDASLQVSASRRSTTLDGSHRRRRRSTSSRFSAPEQPSA, from the coding sequence ATGCTCACGACCTCACCTCGCCGGACCGACGGAAAGTCGCCGGGAAGCCTGCCGACGCCGCACGAATTGGCGGCGCTCACCGGTGACCGCGACCGGGTCATCGACCTCATCCGCATCTGCTCGCTGCTGGTGGTGGTCGCCGGGCACTCGATCATGCTCACCGTCGACACGTCCGACGGCGCCATCCGCCTCGGCAACACGCTCGGCGACGTGCCGATCCTCCAACCGGCCACCTGGCTGCTCCAGGTGCTCCCGCTGTTCTTCTTCGCCGGGGCCGCGGCGTCGACGCGCGGGTGGATGTCGCGTGGTGACGCCACTCCGGCGGTCGGACACTGGCTGTTCACCCGCACACAGCGGCTGCTGCGCCCGCTCGGCTGGTACCTGGGTGCCGTCTTGGTCGTGCTGACCGGACTGACGACTGTCGGCCTCGGCGCCGCGGCCGACGTCATCGCGCGACTCGGAGTGCAACTGCTGTGGTTCCTCGGCGCGTATCTCCTGGTGCTGGCCGTCGTTCCGCTGCTGCAGCGGATCCGCACGCCCCAGCACCTCGTCGTCGCGCTCGGAACATGCTGGGGGAGTACCGCCGTCATCGACGCGATCAGACTCACCGACGGTCCGTCGTGGCTCGCCTACCTGAACTTCCTCACCGTCTGGACGATCCCGGCCGTGCTCGGCGTCGCCTACGCGAAGCGCATCCTGCGTCCGGCGACGGCCGCGGCCGTATCGATCGTGTTCCTGATCCTCGACGTCGGGCTCGTGCACTGGGGCCCGTACGAGGTCTCGCTCGTCACTGTTCCGGGACAGCAGCTGTCGAACATGAGCCCGCCCAGCCTGCTCCTCGCCGGTCACGCGATCGTGCTGTGCGCGGGCGCCATCGCCGTGCGCCGGGTGCCGGCCCGGATCGCCGACCGTCCGCGGATCTGGTGGTGGGTCGTGCTCGGCAACCGTGGCGCGATGACGCTGTACCTCTGGCATCTACCCGTGCTCGCCGCGATCATCGTGGGCGGTGCGGTCGCGGGTCTGGATCGCGCCGACGTGCACTCCGCGTCGTTCCCGGTCGTAGTCGGTGTCCAGACGATGCTGCTCCTCGCGCTCATGGTGCCCGTCGTCGCCATGCTGTCGCCGCTGGAGAACCGACCGCTGCGATGGTGGGACGATCCCGTCGCCCGGCGTTCCGGACTGGTGCGGGATGCGGTGCTGCTGGCGGTGCTGGTGTGCCTCGGCGTCGCGGTGTTGATGGTGTCGCGGTACGGCCTGCTCGGCGACGGCATCGGTTGGCTGATCGCCGCGATCGCGTGCGCAGTCGTGGCTCGTTGCCTGGCCGTTCGGCCCGCCCGGCGGGAGCGGCCGGAACCGCTCACCGGAGACGACGCCTCCCTGCAGGTCAGCGCGTCGCGGCGGTCGACTACCCTCGATGGGAGTCATCGCCGCCGTCGACGGTCGACCTCGAGCCGGTTTTCCGCGCCCGAGCAGCCCTCCGCGTGA
- the pheS gene encoding phenylalanine--tRNA ligase subunit alpha produces the protein MATSADETVFPGPDDLEAAAASAVEAFEAAADLDQLSAAKSAHLGDRSPIALARRALGSLPKEERSEAGKLVNQVRGRVTAALEKRTVVLEAERDAAVLVAESVDVTLPSGRRPVGARHPITVIAEQVADVFVGMGWEIAEGPEVETEHHNFDALNFLPDHPARSMQDTFYIAPEGSRQVLRTHTSPVQVRSMLNRDLPIYVACPGRTFRTDELDATHTPVFHQIEGLAVDKGLTLANLRGTLETFARALFGPETTTRMRASYFPFTEPSAEVDVWFPAKKGGPGWVEWGGCGMVNPNVLRASGIDPDVYSGFAFGMGLERTLQFRNDISDMRDMVEGDIRFTLPFGPAA, from the coding sequence GTGGCCACTTCCGCCGACGAAACGGTATTCCCCGGACCCGACGACCTCGAGGCGGCCGCGGCGTCGGCCGTGGAGGCCTTCGAGGCGGCGGCCGACCTCGACCAGTTGTCCGCGGCGAAGTCCGCGCACCTCGGCGACCGCTCACCGATCGCGCTGGCCCGACGCGCACTCGGCAGCCTCCCCAAGGAAGAGCGGTCGGAGGCCGGAAAGCTCGTCAACCAGGTTCGTGGCCGCGTCACCGCAGCGCTCGAGAAGCGCACCGTGGTCCTCGAGGCCGAGCGTGACGCCGCGGTGCTCGTCGCCGAGTCGGTCGACGTGACCCTCCCCAGCGGTCGCCGCCCGGTCGGTGCACGCCATCCCATCACCGTGATCGCCGAGCAGGTCGCCGACGTCTTCGTCGGCATGGGCTGGGAGATCGCCGAGGGGCCCGAGGTCGAGACCGAGCACCACAACTTCGACGCCCTCAACTTCCTGCCCGATCACCCGGCGCGGTCGATGCAGGACACGTTCTACATCGCGCCGGAGGGTTCGCGTCAGGTGCTGCGTACGCACACCTCGCCGGTGCAGGTGCGCTCGATGCTCAACCGCGACCTGCCGATCTACGTGGCCTGCCCCGGCCGCACGTTCCGCACCGACGAGCTCGACGCCACCCACACCCCGGTCTTCCACCAGATCGAGGGCCTCGCCGTCGACAAGGGTCTGACCCTGGCGAACCTGCGCGGCACCCTCGAGACCTTCGCGCGGGCACTCTTCGGGCCGGAGACCACCACCCGGATGCGTGCCTCGTACTTCCCGTTCACCGAACCGTCGGCCGAGGTCGACGTGTGGTTCCCCGCCAAGAAGGGCGGTCCGGGCTGGGTCGAGTGGGGCGGCTGCGGCATGGTCAACCCGAACGTGCTGCGCGCCAGCGGAATCGACCCGGATGTCTACTCCGGCTTCGCCTTCGGCATGGGACTCGAACGCACCCTGCAGTTCCGCAACGACATCTCCGACATGCGCGACATGGTCGAGGGTGACATCCGGTTCACCCTCCCATTCGGTCCGGCCGCCTGA
- the argC gene encoding N-acetyl-gamma-glutamyl-phosphate reductase gives MASTSSTNKVKVAVAGASGYAGGEILRLLCGHPRLRSGELEIGALTAGGNAGTTLGAHHPHLLPLADRVLEETTPEILGGHDVVFLGLPHGASAVIADALPPTTLIIDCGADFRLSDPGDWTAYYGGDHAGTWPYGLPELPGNREVLKDANRIAVPGCYPTVSILSLLPAIAAGLTEPHVTVVAVSGASGAGRSPKVDLLASEVIGSARAYGVGGVHRHTPEISQALSEAAQQPVTVSFTPILAPMARGILATCTARTTATGDEAREVYEKAYADEEFIHVLPEGRLPATGSVIGSNAVQLGVTVDERAQTLVVVGAVDNLTKGTGGAAVQSMNLALGWTENEGLSTVGVAP, from the coding sequence ATGGCTTCGACAAGCTCAACCAACAAGGTGAAGGTCGCGGTGGCCGGCGCGAGCGGCTATGCGGGCGGTGAGATCCTGCGACTTCTCTGTGGGCATCCCCGTCTCCGATCGGGAGAGCTCGAGATCGGCGCGCTGACGGCCGGCGGCAACGCCGGCACCACGCTCGGGGCCCACCATCCGCACCTGTTGCCGCTGGCAGACCGGGTTCTCGAGGAGACCACCCCCGAGATCCTCGGCGGCCACGATGTCGTGTTCCTGGGATTGCCGCACGGTGCATCGGCGGTCATCGCCGACGCCCTGCCGCCGACGACCCTGATCATCGACTGCGGTGCCGACTTCCGGCTGAGCGACCCGGGTGACTGGACCGCGTACTACGGCGGCGACCATGCGGGCACCTGGCCGTATGGACTACCCGAGCTCCCGGGTAACCGGGAGGTCCTCAAGGACGCGAATCGGATCGCGGTACCGGGTTGCTACCCGACGGTGTCGATCCTGTCGCTCCTTCCGGCCATCGCCGCCGGCCTGACCGAGCCGCACGTGACCGTGGTCGCGGTCAGCGGCGCGTCGGGCGCCGGTCGGTCGCCGAAGGTCGACCTGCTCGCCTCCGAGGTCATCGGATCGGCCCGCGCCTACGGCGTCGGCGGGGTCCACCGGCACACCCCGGAGATCTCGCAGGCGCTGTCGGAGGCGGCGCAACAGCCCGTCACCGTCTCGTTCACCCCGATCCTCGCGCCGATGGCCCGGGGCATCCTCGCGACGTGCACCGCACGGACCACCGCGACCGGTGACGAGGCGCGTGAGGTCTACGAAAAGGCTTACGCCGACGAGGAATTCATTCACGTACTGCCGGAGGGGCGTCTGCCGGCCACCGGTTCGGTCATCGGGTCGAACGCGGTGCAGCTGGGCGTGACCGTCGACGAGCGCGCCCAGACCCTGGTGGTCGTCGGCGCCGTGGACAACCTGACCAAGGGGACCGGTGGCGCGGCGGTCCAGTCGATGAATCTGGCGCTGGGCTGGACAGAGAACGAGGGACTGAGCACCGTGGGAGTGGCACCATGA
- the argJ gene encoding bifunctional glutamate N-acetyltransferase/amino-acid acetyltransferase ArgJ — MTGVEGTGIQNGQPDPDRIEGGAPGDHPRLVREQGVTAPLGFRAAGIAAGIKASGAADLALVFNEGPDHSAAGVFTSNQVKAAPVLWSQQVLTTGALRAVILNSGGANACTGPGGFQDTHKTAEAVAEALSNWGTSTGAVEVAVCSTGLIGDRLPMDKVLAGVTDIVQEMGGGLTGGTDAAHAIMTTDTVPKQAALHHPQGWNVGGMGKGAGMMAPSLATMLVVLTTDAAATPEQLDTALRRATQRTFDRLDIDGSMSTNDTVLLLSSGASQIPVEQADLDEAVFAVCDDLAAQMQGDAEGVTKRVTITVTGAQTEDDAVTVARFVARDSLVKTAMFGSDPNWGRVLATVGASPVRIDPDVIAVSFNGSPVCENGCGVPGARDVDLSGPDIDVLVDLKLGDASASIRTTDLSHAYVEENSAYSS; from the coding sequence ATGACAGGCGTTGAGGGGACCGGAATTCAGAACGGACAACCGGATCCGGACCGGATCGAGGGCGGCGCCCCCGGCGATCACCCGCGGCTCGTCCGTGAGCAGGGTGTCACCGCGCCACTCGGATTCCGCGCGGCGGGAATCGCGGCCGGCATCAAGGCATCCGGTGCCGCCGACCTCGCGCTCGTGTTCAACGAGGGGCCGGATCACTCGGCCGCCGGTGTCTTCACCAGCAACCAGGTCAAGGCAGCTCCCGTGCTGTGGTCCCAGCAGGTCCTCACCACCGGCGCGTTGCGCGCCGTGATCCTCAATTCCGGCGGCGCCAACGCCTGCACCGGACCCGGCGGATTCCAGGACACCCACAAGACCGCCGAAGCCGTCGCCGAAGCGCTGAGCAACTGGGGGACCAGTACCGGCGCCGTCGAGGTCGCGGTGTGCTCGACCGGCCTCATCGGCGATCGACTGCCGATGGACAAGGTCCTCGCCGGCGTCACCGACATCGTCCAGGAGATGGGCGGCGGACTCACCGGCGGCACCGACGCCGCGCACGCGATCATGACCACCGACACCGTGCCGAAACAGGCTGCGCTGCACCATCCCCAGGGGTGGAACGTCGGCGGCATGGGCAAGGGTGCCGGGATGATGGCGCCGTCGCTCGCGACGATGCTCGTGGTGCTCACCACCGACGCCGCGGCGACCCCCGAACAGCTCGACACCGCGCTGCGCCGCGCGACGCAGCGGACCTTCGATCGGCTCGACATCGACGGCTCCATGTCCACCAACGACACGGTGCTGCTGCTGAGCTCGGGTGCCAGCCAGATCCCGGTCGAGCAGGCCGATCTCGACGAGGCCGTGTTCGCGGTCTGCGACGATCTGGCCGCCCAGATGCAGGGCGACGCCGAGGGCGTCACCAAGCGGGTCACCATCACGGTCACGGGTGCACAGACCGAGGACGACGCGGTGACCGTCGCCCGGTTCGTGGCACGCGATTCCCTGGTCAAGACGGCGATGTTCGGCTCCGACCCCAACTGGGGCCGGGTGCTGGCCACCGTCGGCGCGTCGCCGGTCCGGATCGACCCGGATGTGATCGCCGTGTCGTTCAACGGATCCCCGGTGTGCGAGAACGGTTGTGGGGTGCCGGGTGCACGTGACGTCGACCTGTCCGGGCCCGACATCGACGTGCTCGTCGATCTGAAGCTCGGCGACGCCTCTGCGTCGATCCGGACCACCGACCTCTCGCACGCGTACGTCGAAGAGAACTCGGCGTACTCGTCATGA
- the pheT gene encoding phenylalanine--tRNA ligase subunit beta: MRAPQSWYTEVLRSGDPKWSATTEEIDAGFVRVGFEIEDIEKFPEITGPLVIGRVETIEELTEFKKPIRFCTVEVGEAEPRGIVCGARNFAVGDLIVAALPGVVLPGPFEIASRKTYGRVSDGMICSVSELGIGHDHSGILVLAPGTAEPGADAREVLGLDDAAIDVNVTPDRGYAFSIRGLGRELASSFEVPFVDPGVVEADVTAEGTPWPVAIEDGSGATRYTARVISGVDPSAISPWWMQKRLMVAGIRPISAIVDVTNYVMIELGQPLHAFDADRITGTVTVRSAKPGEKLRTLDEVDRVLDPEDVVIADETGPIALAGVMGGGATEVGDQTTTVLLESATFDPVRVFRTGKRHKLTSEASKRFERIVDPEITAVASDRAARLIVEIAGGTISSPLSEARVVTPLPSAISIAADEPDRVAGIGYPAGTTAARLTEVGCVVTGTDTLDVVAPSWRPDLKQRADLVEEVLRLEGLEGIPAVVPRAPGGTGLSPKQRRRRSVGRTLALDGYVEVLPYPFMPAGVFDLWDLPADDERRRVVKVLNPLESDRPELNTTLLPGLLEMAARNIARGQRDLSLFTIGQVVIAGDHVTPVPALDVTRRPSDEDIAALDASLPHQPLHVGVVLTGLRDPAGPWGPGRAADYLDAFEAARTIARAAGVEVELVAADHRPWHPGRCARLTVDGRTVGYAGELHPAVLERAHLPKRACAVEIDIDALPLREVLPAPTVSVFPAVLQDVNVVVAGEVPAAEVQAALREGAGELLEDIALFDVFTGEQVGEGNKSLTFSLRFRASDRTLTEEEANTAKLAAVDAAAERVGARLR; this comes from the coding sequence GTGCGTGCACCACAATCCTGGTACACCGAGGTCCTGCGCTCGGGCGACCCGAAGTGGTCGGCCACCACGGAGGAGATCGACGCGGGATTCGTCCGCGTCGGTTTCGAGATCGAGGACATCGAGAAGTTCCCGGAGATCACCGGCCCACTGGTGATCGGTCGCGTCGAGACGATCGAGGAACTCACCGAGTTCAAGAAGCCGATCCGCTTCTGCACCGTCGAGGTCGGTGAGGCCGAACCGCGAGGCATCGTCTGCGGCGCCCGCAACTTCGCCGTGGGTGACCTCATCGTCGCCGCACTGCCCGGCGTCGTGCTGCCCGGCCCGTTCGAGATCGCCTCGCGCAAGACCTACGGCCGCGTCTCCGACGGCATGATCTGCTCGGTGTCGGAACTCGGCATCGGCCACGACCACAGCGGCATCCTGGTGCTCGCACCCGGCACGGCAGAGCCCGGCGCCGACGCCCGCGAGGTGCTCGGACTCGACGACGCCGCGATCGACGTCAACGTCACCCCGGACCGCGGTTACGCCTTCTCGATCCGCGGTCTCGGCCGCGAGCTGGCGAGCAGCTTCGAGGTGCCCTTCGTCGATCCGGGTGTGGTCGAAGCCGATGTGACCGCCGAGGGCACACCGTGGCCCGTCGCCATCGAGGACGGCTCCGGTGCCACCCGCTACACTGCCCGCGTGATCAGCGGCGTCGACCCGTCGGCCATCTCACCGTGGTGGATGCAGAAGCGACTCATGGTCGCCGGCATCCGGCCGATCTCGGCGATCGTCGACGTCACCAACTACGTGATGATCGAACTCGGTCAGCCGCTGCACGCCTTCGACGCCGATCGCATCACCGGCACCGTCACCGTCCGCTCGGCGAAGCCGGGGGAGAAGCTGCGGACCCTGGACGAGGTCGACCGGGTGCTCGACCCCGAGGACGTCGTCATCGCCGACGAGACCGGACCGATCGCGCTGGCCGGCGTGATGGGCGGCGGCGCCACCGAGGTGGGAGATCAGACCACCACCGTGCTGCTCGAGTCGGCGACCTTCGACCCCGTCCGCGTCTTCCGCACCGGCAAGCGCCACAAGCTGACCTCCGAGGCGAGCAAGCGCTTCGAGCGCATCGTCGATCCGGAGATCACCGCGGTGGCCTCCGATCGCGCAGCCCGGCTGATCGTGGAGATCGCCGGCGGCACCATCTCCTCGCCGCTGTCCGAGGCACGCGTCGTGACCCCGCTCCCGTCGGCGATCAGCATCGCCGCCGACGAGCCCGACCGCGTCGCGGGCATCGGCTACCCGGCGGGCACCACCGCCGCGCGCCTCACCGAGGTGGGCTGCGTGGTCACCGGCACCGACACCCTCGACGTCGTCGCGCCGTCGTGGCGTCCCGACCTCAAGCAGCGCGCCGACCTCGTCGAGGAGGTGCTGCGTCTCGAAGGTCTCGAGGGCATCCCGGCCGTCGTGCCGCGTGCACCCGGCGGCACGGGTCTGAGCCCTAAGCAGCGTCGCCGACGCAGCGTCGGACGCACTCTCGCGCTCGACGGATACGTCGAGGTGCTCCCTTACCCGTTCATGCCCGCCGGGGTCTTCGACCTGTGGGATCTGCCCGCCGACGACGAGCGCCGGCGCGTCGTCAAGGTCCTCAACCCTCTCGAGTCGGACCGCCCCGAGCTCAACACGACGCTGCTGCCGGGTCTGCTCGAGATGGCCGCGCGCAACATCGCCCGCGGCCAGCGCGACCTGTCGCTGTTCACCATCGGCCAGGTCGTCATCGCCGGTGACCATGTCACCCCGGTCCCCGCGCTGGACGTGACCCGACGACCGAGCGACGAGGACATCGCAGCGCTCGACGCCTCGCTGCCGCATCAGCCACTACACGTCGGCGTCGTCCTGACCGGTCTCCGCGACCCCGCGGGGCCGTGGGGTCCGGGACGTGCCGCCGACTACCTCGACGCCTTCGAGGCGGCCCGGACGATCGCTCGCGCCGCCGGCGTGGAGGTCGAGCTCGTCGCGGCCGATCATCGGCCGTGGCATCCGGGTCGTTGCGCCCGGCTCACCGTCGACGGCCGTACCGTCGGATACGCCGGTGAGCTCCACCCGGCGGTTCTCGAACGCGCCCACCTGCCCAAGCGGGCGTGCGCCGTCGAGATCGACATCGACGCGCTGCCGCTTCGTGAGGTGCTGCCCGCTCCGACGGTGTCGGTGTTCCCGGCCGTCCTGCAGGACGTGAACGTCGTCGTCGCGGGTGAGGTGCCGGCCGCCGAGGTCCAGGCGGCCCTGCGCGAGGGTGCGGGTGAGCTCCTCGAGGACATCGCCCTGTTCGACGTCTTCACCGGCGAACAGGTCGGCGAGGGCAACAAGTCGCTGACCTTCTCGCTGCGTTTCCGTGCGAGTGACAGGACGCTCACGGAGGAAGAGGCCAACACCGCCAAGCTGGCTGCGGTCGACGCCGCGGCCGAACGGGTGGGCGCCCGCCTCCGCTGA